A DNA window from Hordeum vulgare subsp. vulgare chromosome 1H, MorexV3_pseudomolecules_assembly, whole genome shotgun sequence contains the following coding sequences:
- the LOC123401042 gene encoding stress response protein NST1-like: MADAHPNSDGPTVDQPGMAKKKNAKASRKPRAKCTPEEIAKLDAESAKRRNQRAVVKDNAAACKFAAERDAMEAAQRKVEFMEDVIYNGGHVPAYDPDKTESQDGRVQFVADEEADDRADYDHGDSWHGDDDIYCEGDGDEDEGNEIDVSGEPLFIDELTQRAEAQKKKKSIRTAFRSLKAFKARHNDKPFMLMHCWTIVNDCPKFKDQYHELQRKRGKKTAKFAGGGDGEALKRPRGKTNSKVDDIRDAASMALHETLHGMMSQKDMRDEKKRQSKDEQMKQYLELQRKKLEMEEAVKKRKIDLEEAARQRQLDIEAANVEARKRQLDIEATNAATKAKEVALAIMSVDLIKMSEKTRSWFEAMQKEMFDADA; this comes from the exons ATGGCCGATGCCCACCCGAATTCCGACGGCCCGACCGTCGACCAACCCGGAATGGCCAAGAAGAAGAACGCCAAGGCGTCAAGGAAGCCGCGGGCGAAGTGCACGCCGGAGGAGATCGCCAAGTTGGACGCGGAATCGGCGAAGAGGAGGAACCAAAGGGCGGTAGTGAAGGACAACGCCGCCGCGTGCAAGTTCGCTGCCGAGCGCGATGCGATGGAGGCCGCGCAGCGCAAGGTCGAG TTCATGGAGGATGTGATCTACAACGGTGGGCATGTCCCTGCCTACGATCCCGACAAGACCGAAAGTCAGGATGGCCGCGTCCAGTTCGTTGCCGATGAAGAGGCTGACGACCGTGCTGACTACGACCATGGTGACTCGTGGCATGGAGACGACGACATCTATTGCGAAGGTGATGGCGATGAAGATGAAGGCAATGAGATTGATGTTAGTGGTGAGCCATTGTTCATCGACGAGCTCACCCAAAGAGCGGAagcacaaaagaagaagaagagcattcgCAC GGCATTTAGATCTTTGAAAGCATTCAAGGCCCGACACAATGACAAGCCATTCATGCTTATGCATTGTTGGACGATCGTCAACGATTGCCCTAAGTTCAAGGATCAATACCACGAACTTCAAAGGAAGAGAGGCAAGAAGACGGCCAAGTTTGCTGGAGGTGGAGATGGCGAGGCGTTGAAGAGGCCGAGGGGCAAGACCAACTCCAAGGTGGACGACATACGTGATGCCGCATCCATGGCCTTGCACGAGACTTTGCATGGCATGATGTCCCAAAAGGACATGAGGGACGAGAAGAAGCGGCAAAGCAAGGATGAGCAAATGAAGCAATACCTGGAGCTTCAAAGGAAGAAGCTAGAGATGGAGGAGGCGGTCAAGAAGAGGAAGATCGACCTAGAGGAGGCGGCCCGGCAAAG GCAGCTCGACATCGAGGCCGCCAATGTCGAGGCCAGGAAGAGGCAGCTCGACATCGAGGCCACCAATGCCGCAACCAAAGCGAAGGAGGTGGCCCTTGCGATCATGAGCGTCGACTTGATCAAGATGAGCGAGAAGACGAGGAGCTGGTTCGAGGCCATGCAGAAGGAGATGTTCGACGCCGACGCCTGA